The nucleotide sequence TTATCAATAAAATAGCCTTCCTGGGCAGTCATCGCATTCCTGAGATCCGTATTGGCCGAGGCATTATAGGATCTCGCCCGATAGGCATTGAACTGAGGGATGGCAATGGCCGCCAGGATACCGATAATCGCGATGACGATCATCAATTCAATAAGCGTGAAACCTCTTTCATCCTTTTTGGGCAATTTTGTAAACATTTTAATTACTCCTCCTCTGTGTCATAAATTATTGGGTCTTGGGTCCCTAAGGTTCTCTAAAATGGTATCTCTGACGTCTCACCCCCTTCCCCATTCACTTTTTCATTAAAATCATCGAACACCCGGTTATGGTCTTTGATTGGTTGATCATACAAGAGGTGTGCCAAGATGAAGGGGAAAAGGGCAGAAAAAGAATTTTTGACCTATTTTCGAGAAGATAAGCACTTTAAGGCATTCTGGACATGGAATCAAAATGCGCCGCGAAAAATTCAAAGAGACAAAAATTGTCAGGTCAGTGCCATTTTTTGTCAATGATTGCGCTATTCCTGCGGCATGGGTAAATATATTTTCTATCTTTTCGGTGAAAGACGGAAGGCTTTCAAAAGGAGGCGGTGCCCCTTTGATGATCAGGGAGATGAAGCTCTCTGTTTCAAGCAGCAGGGTATTTTGAGTGGAATTGCGACGCGGAGGGGGGAGTTCACTCCTTCATTTTTAATGTACCACAGGCTACATACTGGGTATCCTGGCTAAAGGGGGTGAAGGTGAATGGAGTGGGGGAACAGCCTACAAAGGCCCTCACCCCTTGATTCCCAGTTTTTCAATGCGGTACCTGAAGGAGCGCATACTGAGACCCAAGAGCGTGGCGGCCTTTTGCCTCGATCCATGGGCAAGTTCCAGGGCCTTGAGGATGTATTCCTTTTCGATCTCTTCCATTACCTTGTCAAGCTCGATCCCTTCCCTCCGGAAGAACAATATTCGAGGTCTCCAGGGCCACGCTTCTTTCAATAATATTTTCCAGCTCCCGCACATTGCCGGGGAAGGGATATTCCTTGAGGATGTCCATGGCATAGGCCGAAATCTTCCGTACATCCTTGCCCAGTTCCCGGGAATACTTTTCAAGGAAATACCGGCTTAGCAGGGTAAGGTCCTCCCCCCTCTCGCGCAAGGGGGGCATGGTGATCTGAATGACATTGAGTCTGAAAAACAGGTCCTCCCTGAACCTGCCCTTAATGACCTCTTCTTCAAGGTTCTTGTTCGTGGCAGAGATGAAACGCACATCCACGTGTTTCTCATCCGTCCCCCCTACCGATGTAAAGGTCCGCTCTTGGATAACCCGAAGGAGCTTAACCTGGATTAGAGGGGTGAGTTCCCCGACCTCATCGAGGAAGACCGTTCCACCGTCAGCCGCCTCAAAGAGGCCTTCCTTGTTGGTCGCAGCCCCGGTAAAGGCCCCCTTTCTGTATCCGAACAGTTCGCTTTCTATCAGGTTTTCCGGGATCCCGGCACAGTTGATCACGACAAAGGGTTTGTCTTTTCTTCGGCTCTGCCGATGGATGGCCCTTGCCACGAGTTCCTTTCCGGTTCCACTTTCCCCGATGATGAGGATATTACTCTTAGTCTGGGCGACCCTCTGGATGAGGTCGTAGACCTTTCTCATCTTCGGACTCTCCCCGATCAGGCAACCGAAATGAAAACGACCTTGCCTATCATCGGTTTTCTGCCCTTCTTCCAGGGGTCTCCTGGAACTCAGAGCGTCCTTGATGATTTTTTTAAATTCCTCCACCTTGAAAGGTTTTGGGATGTAGTCGTATGCCCCTTCTCTCATTGCTTCTACGGCGGTTTCGGCGGTGGCGAAGGCAGATATCATGACCACCATGGTCTCAGGATTCAGCTCTTTGGCCTTTTTCAACACTCCTATGCCGTCCACGTCCTTCATCCGGATATCCGTGATAACGAGATCAAAGGCACCGTTTTCCAGGATCTCGCAAGCCCGCTCCCCGCAATCGGCGACGACGACCTCATATCCTTCCCGAGTGAGAAGGATCTCCAGGAATTCCCGCATGCTCATCTCATCATCAACGATCAGGATTCTTTGTTTCCTGTCTCCAGACAATTCTCCCTCCGATCATGGTCAGGATAGCCCGGCCTTTAAATAGGTTGTTCAAGAATGGAGTGTTTTTACTCTTGGACTGAATGTCTGCGGCCGTCAAGACATATTCACATTCCGGATCGACTATGGTCAGGTCCGCGCGCTTTCCCTCCTCGAGAAGGCCTCCCTCTACTCCCAGCAGTTCGGCAGGACGCCGGGAAAGCTTGTAAACGGCCGCCTGGAGACTTAATACACCTTCCCTTACGAGGGCGAGGACCAATGGCAAGGCCGTTTCAAGTCCGATGATGCCAAAGGCGGCCCTTTCGAATTCCACGTTCTTTTCAAGGTCACTGTGGGGGGCATGATCCGTAGCGATCACATCTATAATATCCTCCGAAAGTCCAACCTTGATCGCTTCGACGTCCTCCGGACGTCTCAAAGGTGGATTCATTTTCGCCATCGAACCCATCTTTTCAACGGCCCGGTGATCCAGGGAGAAATAGTGTGGCGCGGTTTCCGCAGTCACCGGGAGCCCTTCTTCCTTGGCCCTTTTTATCAAGGCCACCGAACCGGCCGTGCTTACATGGGCTATATGAACCGGGCACTTCGTAAGCCTTGCGAGACAAATTTCCCTGAAAACCATGATTTCTTCGCTCTCAGCAGGAATACCCTTAAAACCCAATCGCCTGGAAATCTCCCCTTCATGCATGACACCTCCAGCGGAAAGGCTTCTATCCTCGCAGTGGGAGATGATCACCAAGCCATGCTCTTTGGCCCTTTCCATAGCAAGGCGCATCATCCCGCTGTCCCTGACGGGAAAGCCGTCATCCGAAATTCCTACTGCTCCTGCACTCCGAAGTTCACCGAAATCGCTCAGGGATTGACCTTTTTGCCCTTTCGTTACGGCTGCAATGGGGAATACGCGGGCAAGGCCGGCCTCCCATGCTCTTTCCAGGATAAAACCCGTCACCTCGCCGCTGTCATTTACGGGATCCGTGTTGGGCATGCATGCAAGGGCTGTGAACCCACCGGCTACTGCAGCCTGTGCGCCTGTGGAGATTTCCTCCTTGTGCTCCTGGCCCGGTTCCCTCAGGTGAACGTGCATATCAATCAGGCCGGGAAAAACCATCATGCCTGAGGCATCGATGATTTCAACTGAAGCACCGCTTATCCCGGACTCACCCCAAGGGACGATCCGTATAATTTGATCATCTTCTACAAGGATGTCTCGCGGAAGCACCTTGCCCTTTTTCAAATCGACCAGATCACCACCCTTGATGAGTATCGCCACTGTATTACCTCTTTCTTTCAAATCCAGTGTACTTCAGCCTGCCGTCCATCCGAGGATTCACCCTGTACACTCTCGACAAAAAAGCCTCCTTGGCGGACAGGCCGACAAGGAGGCTATGATCAGCACCACATGCAAATCATGGGTCATCTCAATATGTTGTATTTTTCGTATTCAGTGCCTCATTTAACATACTAATGGGCTTATCTTCACACCAGGCCCCGGGCCGGGGAAAATGATCCTCAGGAAAGCTTTATTCCTTATCCGAATTTTCCTGAGCCGAAGACCCCTCATTTTTCTCCGGTTGGACCTCTTCTTTTTTCACCGCCTTTTCGAGCTGGCCTTTCGGTTCCGCGCCCTCTTTTCCTTTGCTCTTCTTCTTGGTGCTCGAATCCTTTCCTGGCAATAGCTGGATGATCGAAACTGGGGCGGCATCTCCTTTCCGAGTCCCTTTCTTGATTATTCGGACATATCCACCCTGACGATCCAGATACCGATCTTTGATCTCGCCAAACAGTTTGTGAACGGTGGCCTTGTCCTGCAGGTAACCCAGGGCCTTCCGCCTGGCATGCAAGTCCCCCCTTTTGGCCAGGGTTATCATCTTTTCCGCCAAAGGCCTCACTTCCTTGGCCTTCGCATCGGTGGTCACCAGCTGTTCGTGTCGGAAAAGCGACGTGACCATGTTCCTCAACATCGCCCTCCGATGGCTTGAAGTCCGACTGAGTTTCCTTCCGGCTTTTTGGTGTCTCATTGGTCAGGGTTCCCTTCTTTTTCCTCTTTATCGGTTCCCAGCTTCATCCCGGGGGGAGGGAAATTATCCAGTTTCATCCCAAGAGAAAGGCCCATTTCTTCCAGTATCGTTTTGATTTCGTTGAGCGATTTTCTTCCAAAATTCTTGGTCTTCAACATTTCGGGTTCAGTCTTTTGAACCAGCTCTCCTATGAGGGTAATATTGGCATTCTTAAGGCAGTTGGCCGAACGAACGGAAAGCTCAAGCTCGGATACGGGCCTGAAGAGGTTCTGATTCAATTTCTCCTCTTCCTTCTCCTCTTCAACGATCTCGGGCTCTTCTTCTTCCTCGAAATTGATGAAGGGAGTCATTTGCTCCTTCAATATCTTCGCTGCGTACGCGACGGCATCCTCCGGCGCCACACTTCCATCGGTCCAGACTTCGAGCGTGAGTTTGTCATAGTCCGTGATTTGTCCCACCCTAGCGTTGGTAACAACGTAATTTACTTTCCTGATAGGAGAAAAGATGGCATCAATGGGAATAACGCCGATGGTCTGCTCCCCTCCCTTGGCAGCCTCGGCGCTCAGGTAGCCCTTACCCATCCTGACGACCATCTCCATATTCAACTTCGCTTCCTTGTTTAAGGTGGCGATATGCTGGTCTGGATTCAGGATCTCGACGAGTCCGTTCGTCTCGATTTCAGCGGCCGTAACGTTCCCTTCTCCCTCATGGGAAAGGTGAATAACAGCCTCTTCCTGATCTACCAGCCGTAGCTTGATTTCCTTGAGATTCAAAATGATATCCGTGACGTCTTCCAGTACGCCGGGCAGCGTGGAAAACTCGTGCACGACACCATCGAATTTTACCGACACGATAGCCGATCCCTGCAACGATGAAAGCAGGATCCTTCGCAGAGAATTCCCTATGGTAATCCCAAAACCCCGCTCCAAGGGTTCACATATGAATTTCCCATAGGTACTCGTATGGCTGTCCTCTTCGATGGTGATACTTTTGGGTTTTATAAGTTCCCGCCAGTTTCTTGCTTTTAGATCAGCCAATAAAATCCCTCCAATGCATTGTTGTTATGGCCCGGTGAATCCTCAACACCTAGGCCCCTTAAAAAGAAGGATATCTCTAACGACTAACGGGATTCACGAGACACCGGGAAATAAACGCAGTTTACTCTACTTGGAATACAATTCGACAATTAGCTGCTCCTGGATAGGCATCGTCAGGTCTTCACGGCTGGGCATAGCCTTGAAGACGCCCCGGAACCGTTCCTTGTCCACTTCCATCCAGCTCGGGATTCCCCGGCGTACCACTGTCTCCATGGCTTCCTTGATGGCATTCACTTCTCGACTCTTCTCTCTAACCTGTATAACATCTCCGACCTTTACCTGGTAACTCGGAATATCCACTTTCCTGTTATTGACTTCGAACAAGCCATGTCTAATATATTGCCTCGCCTGATTGCGTGAAGCGGCAAAACCCATGCGATATACTACATTGTCAAGTCTGCATTCCAGTAAAAGCAATAAATTCGTGCCGGTAATGCCCTTCTGTTTTTCAGCGCGCTCGTAATACCGTTTGAACTGTCTCTCAAGAACCCCGTAAATTCTTTTGACTTTTTGCTTTTCGCGAAGCTGGAGATGATAGTCGGAGAATTTCCCTCCCCTTCTCTGTCCATGCTGGCCGGGGGCGTAAGGACGTCGCTCAAATGCGCATTTATCCCCGAAACATCGATCTCCTTTCAAGAACAGTTTGAGATTCTCGCGCCTGCACAATCTACATGAAGCACCCGTATATCTGGCCAAAACAGGCCCTCCTTCTTATTATCTTTTTCAGTGCAGCCTCGAAGCGCTTCCAAACGCTTTGACCGCTTTATTGTTCCTGTCCAGGGGGATTGTTATCCTCTTCGGAAGACCTTCCTGTATCTTACACCCTTCTTCTCTTCGGAGGCCGGCACCCATTGTGGGGAATGGGCGTGACATCCCTGATCACAGTCACGGTAAACCCATCGGCCTGCAATGCCCTAATTGCAGCCTCCCGTCCCACTCCCGGCCCCTTGACCCTTACTTCCGCGGAACGAAGTCCGTGTTCCATGGCCTGCCTCAGTGCATCCTGGGCGGCCAGTTGGGCGGCAAAAGGAGTGCTCTTCCTCGAACCCTTGAACCCCTGCCGTCCCGCGCTCGATGAGGCGATGACGTTTCCGTTCGGGTCGGTGATGGTCACAATGGTGTTGTTGAAAGTCGATTGGATATGAACGATTCCGGTAGGAACGTTCTTCTTTTCTTTTTTGGCTTTGCCTCTTCTGCGTACTTTCTTAACCATGGTCCTTCCTCAGGTTCCTATTTCTTTCTTTTCCCCATGACAGCCCTGCGCGGACCCTTCCGGGTCCTCGCATTGGTGCTTGTCCGTTGACCTCTCACAGGCAGACCTTTCCTGTGCCTCAGCCCCCGATAAGCGCCGAGATCCATCAATCGCTTGATGTTCATGGAGACTTCACGCCTGAGGTCACCTTCCACCCGGTATTTCTCGTCGATGATTTTTCTTATTCGGGTAACCTGCCCTTCGGTCAAATCATTCGACTTTGTGTCCCAGTCCACTTGCGCTTCGTCCAGTATCTTTTGCGCGCTGGTCCGACCTATCCCGTAAATATAGGTCAGGGCGATCTCAATTCTCTTTCCCCTGGGTAAATCTACGCCTGCTATTCTTGCCAAATCAAAACTCCATTTCGTTTGTTCAGAGTTTCTTCTTCGTCATCCCCGCACTAATCTTCTGAAAGGGCAACGATATCTCGTCATCCCTGTCTCTGTTTGTGGCGCGGATTTTCGCAAATGACCCGCAAGACTCCCCGTCGCCTTATGATCTTGCACTTGTTGCAAATTTTTTTTACAGAAGCACGCACTTTCATGACCGAAATTCCAATCTTTTGAGGTATTTTATTTCCCTCGATAGGTAATCCTTCCCCTGCTCAAGTCATAGGGAGACAATTCGAGGGAGACCCTGTCTCCGGGTAAGATTTTTATGAAGTGCATCCTCATCTTTCCCGATATATGGGCCAAAACGCGGTGTCCGTTCTCCAGTTCAACGCGAAACATTGCGTTGGGCAATGTCTCAACCACCGTTCCCTCCACCGAAATGGTATCCTCTTTTGACATATAACCTTCTTGCCTAATAGGTTAAACACCGAAAAAGAATTCGCTAATGAGATCTCTTTCTTTTATCGAACCCTACCGAATCCTTTCCGCATAAACCCCTCGTAATGCCTGGTCAACATATGGGACTCGATCTGGTTGGAGGTATCCATGGCCACACCGACCACGATTAAAAGGGCAGTCCCGCCGAAGTAGAAAGGAACATTCAATTTATATATTAATATCTGCGGCAGGATGCATACGGCTGAAACATAGATCGCCCCACTGAACGTAATACGGGTCAGGACCCGATCAATATATTCCGCCGTATTCTTTCCGGGCCTTATCCCTGGAATGAAACCTCCGTATTTTTTCATGTTATCGGCCACATCCACGGGATTGAAATGCACGGCCGTATAAAAATAACAGAAGAAGACAATAAAAATCACATAAATCAAGATATAGACCGCATGCCCTGGGGAGAGGAGGTTAACCACCATCTGGAGCCACGGCGTCTCTTTAACGTTGAGAAAATTGGCGATGGTTGCAGGAAACATGATAATAGAAGATGCAAAAATCGGCGGTATGACGCCAGCGGTATTTATTTTAAGGGGTAAGTGAGTGCTCTGCCCACCATACATCTTTCGCCCCACCACCCTCTTTGCATATTGAACCGGTATCCTACGCTGGGCCCTCTCGACGAATACAATGAATCCCACCACACCAATCATCATGGCGACGATGATGGCCATGAAAAAAGGGCTCATCTCACCACTACTCATCAAACGCCAGGAATTGAGAACGGCGGATGGAAATCGTGCCACAATTCCCGCAAAAATGATCAAGGAGATACCGTTTCCTATTCCCCTCTCGGTGATCTGCTCTCCGAGCCACATCAAGAAGGCGGTTCCTGCCGTTAAAGTGATGACAGCGAGAATCCTGAATCCCCAGCCTCCTACTGGAACCACCATGATTCCACCCGGACTGCTCATCCGCTCAAGACCGATAGCTATTCCGAAGCCCTGGATCATGCTCAGGAGAACGGTCCCGTATCTTGTATATTGGGTGATCTTTTTCCGCCCCTGCTCCCCTTCCTTCTTCAATTTTTCCAGGTAAGGGATAACCACCGTGAGGAGTTCAAGGATAATGGAGGCACTGATGTATGGCATGATCCCAAGGGCCATCACGGACATCCTGCGCAGTGCGCCGCCGGAGAACATGTCAAAGAGCCCGAACAACGTCCCCTGCCTCTCACTGAAGAAGGCGGACAACGCCGCGCCATCAATGCCCGGTGTAGGAATGTGGCACCCAAGCCGGTAAACAGCCAACATCACCAGAGTGAATAAAATCCGCTTTTTCAACTCCGGGATCTTGGCAATGTTCTGAACGCCGTGTATCATCTTAATCTCTTGTTCGCTCCTCTGGCTCTGGTTATGTATGAGGGCTAATAAAGCAAGGGCGTCCCGCAGTTCAACAGGGCTCTGTCACATCTCTCTTTCCTTCGACCCTCAGCCTCTTTTTATATATTTTCTTCACTTCCACCAAATTTTCCTGGTGAGAAATGAAGTCTCGGTGCGGTCATATCGGAGATAAAAACCCGACCACGATACTACATTATTTCGACTTTCCCACCAGCAGCCTCGATTTTCTCCCTGGCGGTCCGGCTTGCCTTGTGCACCTTGATAGTCAACGGGTGCCCGATTTCCCCATCTCCCAGGAGTTTGATTCCGTCCCGCACCTTCTTGATAACTCCTGCCGCCTTGAGGGCATCCACATCGATCGTTGCATTCGGTTCAAAACGCTCAAGGCTCTTAAGATTGACCAACGTATAGTGTTTCTTGAAGATATTTGTGAATCCCCTCTTAGGAAGCCTTCTCTGCAAGGGCATCTGGCCGCCTTCAAATCCGCGTCCTATTTTTCCGCCCGACCGGGCCTTCTGCCCTTTGTGCCCGCGGCAGGCCGTCTTTCCATGCCCTGAACCAGGGCCCCGTCCTACCCTTTTCCTTTTTTTCTTCGCTCCGGCCGATGGTGAAAGATCTTGGATCCTAATCATTTTTCATTACCTTATATCTTGCGGGCTATTTCTCTATTCTCACCATAAAGATAACCTTATTTATCATTCCCCTTATGGGGGCGGTATTCTTCACAGTTACAGTCTTGTGTAATTTCGTCAAACCGAGACCTTTCAGGGTTTCTCGGATTTTCTTGTTTTTACCGATACCGCTTTTTACTAGCGTTACTTTGATCGTTTCTGTCATGGCAATTACTCTTCTTCCGCGTCGGCTTTGATCATCGACCGATCTCATCCACGGCCTTACCTCGAGCCCTGGCGATTTCTTCAGGATGCCGTAATTCCGTCAATCCCCTCAAAGTAGCCTTCACCAGGTTGTGGGAATTGTGGGATCCCAGGCATTTGGTAAGGATATTCTGAACCCCCACCGCCTCGAGAACCGCCCTCACCGCACCCCCGGCTATCACGCCGGTTCCCGGGCCAGCCGGTTTCAGCAACACTTTTCCAGCCCCCCACCTTCCGATGATCTCGTGAGGGATAGTCCCATTAACGACCGGTACAGGCTTCATATCTTTTCTGGCGCGTTCGATTCCTTTTCGAATCGCTTCCGGCACCTCGTTGGCCTTACCCAGGCCGCCTCCGACCTTTCCCTTCCCGTCTCCAACGACCACAATGGCGCTGAAACTGAAACGACGGCCGCCTTTGACCACCTTGGCCACCCTGTTGATATGAACCACTTTCTCGATAAGTTGGACTTCGTCTTCTTCTTTGTACAATGGGCTTCTCCCTTGAAATACTGGATCTGCGTCGTGAATCACCAGGGCATTAAAATCCGTCTAGAAATCCAGCCCGTGGTTTCTGGCCGATTCCGCCAGTGTTTTCACACGACCATGATACAAAAAACCATTCCTGTCAAAAACCACCTTTTTTATTCCCTTTTCAAGAGCCCTCTTGGCGATCATTTCGCCGACGATGGCTGCACCTTCCTTGTTTCCACCTTTTCCGGACACCTGATCCCGCAGATCCTTGGAAAGGGAGGAAACGGAAAGTAAAGTCTTACCCACTTCATCATCGATGATCTGGGCGTATATATGCTTTGCACTCCTGAAGACGGACAATCTCGGTCTGCCTGTCCTGCCCTTTACTCTGACCCTGATCCTTTTTTTTCTTCTCTCCCGTGCTTTTGCTCTCGATATGGCACTCATTTTTTGTCTATCCTGCACCTGAGTTCAAATATTGGAATAACAGGTCCGTCTTCTTTCCAGATTTACTTGGCCCCCGTTTTTCCAGCTTTTCTTCTGATCATCTCATCTGCGTACTTGATGCCTTTACCTTTGTAAGGTTCTGGACTTCTAAAACTACGGACCTTCGCAGCGGTTCTGCCGAGAAGTTCTTTGTCGATACCCTTTAACTTCACCCGCGCCTTTTCAATCTCGGCGGTGATGCCCTCCGGAAGTTCATATTCAATGGGATGGGAATAGCCCAAGTGAAAAGTGGCGGTCCTCCCGGACAATTCAGCTCGATAACCGACACCAACAATCTCGAGAACCCTCTCGAACCCCTTGCTCACCCCCGTAACCATATTGGCTACCAAAGCCCTGTAAAGGCCGTGTAAGGACTTGGATTCCTTTGTATCATCTTTTACAGTGAGGGTAATTTGATCATTATTTATATTCACACTTATTTTAGGATCAATGGTCCTTTTCAATTCGCCCAAAGGGCCCTTCACGAGGATTGAATCCCCTTTAATTTCAACCTTGACATCCTTTGGTATCGGAATAGGCTTCTTGCCTATGCGAGACATTGGTTTCCTCCCATCTATGGGCTCAGCGTTCTCCCATCTCTCGGTTCGCCAGGCCTTCTTACCACACGGAACAAAGTATTTCTCCCCCAACCCCGACTTTTCTCGCCTGCTTGTCCGTCATAACTCCCTTTGATGTGGACAGGATGTTGATTCCGTATCCATTCAGGACCAGAGGAATCTTGTCTCGTTTGGCATATACGCGGCAACTAGGTTTGCTGATCCGCTTAAGGCCGACGATTACGCTTCTCCCCTTCTCGTCGTATTTCAGGAAAACACGGATAATTCTCTGCTTACCGTCGGAGAACACCTTGAAATTTCTAATAAATCCTTCACTCTTCAATATCTTGGCGATATTGATCTTCACGCCTGAACTCGGTATATCCACACTTTCAAAGGACGCCATGATGCCATTCCGGATCCTGGTCAACATATCGGCAATGGGGTCACTCATGCTCATTTTAGGTTACTCCTCATAAAGGTTATATGGAGTTCTATCGTTTACCAACTGGATTTGACAACCCCTGGGATCTCTCCCCTGAGGGCCATATTTCTGAAACAGATGCGGCACAAACCGAATTTTCTTAAATAGGCCCTCGGCCTCCCGCAAATCGGGCATCGATTGTAACGTCGCGTAGAGAACTTTGGTTTTCTTTGAGCCTTTGCTATGAGGGATTTTTTCGCCAAGACAACCTCTCTTTCATCTCTTGAAGGGCATTCCCAGACTCTTTAGAAGGAAGTGCCCTTCCTTATCGGATTTTGCCGTTGTAACGATACTAATATTCAATCCCTTGACCTTGTCTATTTTATCATAATCGATCTCAGGGAAGATAATCTGCTCCTTTACCCCGATTGTGCAATTGCCTCTGCCGTCAAAGATATTGTTGGAAATACCCCTAAAATCCCGCACCCTGGGAAGAGCCACGTTAAACAGTTTGTCCAGGAAATCGTACATTTTCCTGCGCCGCAAGGTCACCATACACCCGATGGGCATCCCTTCTCTGAGTTTAAACCCGGCAATAGATCTTTTCGCCTTTGTGACAACGGCTTTCTGCCCGGAAATCTGGGTCAGCTCCTCGACGCCTTTATCCAACACCTTGATGTTGAATATCGCTTCGCCAAGGCCCATGTTGAGCACGACCTTTTCTATCCTTGGAACCGCCATGACACTTTTGTATTTGAATTCCTTCATCATGGCGGGAACGACTTCCTTTTCATATTTTTCTTTTAGCCGCGACAAAAGTATGCCTCCTCAAATATCTGCCGAAACTCGAACAGGATTTGGAATTCGAACCATCGGGCAGGGTCGAATCACCTAAGTATCGATAAGCTCATTACATTTTTTGCATACCCTGGCCTTGGTTCCGTCTTCAAGTATCCGTTTCCCGACTCTCGTAGGTTGGGCACACCGATTACATACGATCATCAGATTGGAAATATGAATAGGGGCTTCTTTCTCTACTATCCCGCCCTGCGCGTTCTTTCCCCCGGGGCGCGTATGTCTCTTAACCATGTTCACCTTTTCGACGATGGCGCGCCCTTTCTCCGCATCAACTTTCAGGACGGTTCCGATCTTCCCCTTTTCCTTTCCCGCAAGAACGATGACTTTATCGTTTTTCTTAATTACAGGATGTTTTTTCCGCACTTCCTTCTCCGCTATGTAAAAATCCGAAGACCGCTAAAGGACCTCAGGGGCCAGGGAAATGATTTTCATGAAATTCTTGGCCCTCAACTCCCTTGCTACGGGACCGAATATCCGTGTTCCGATAGGTTCGTTCTGATTATTAATCAGGACCGCCGAATTATCATCAAACTTGATATAGGAGCCGTCCGGCCGTGAAATCTCTTTAGCCGTTCTAACCACCACGGCCTTCATCACGTCACCTTTTTTGACTTTGGAATTGGGCATGGCTTCTTTGACAGTGACGACGATTATATCACCGATTCTTGCATAACGTCTTCTTGATCCACCGAGCACTTTTATGCATAGAAGCAGTTTGGCTCCGGAATTATCGGCAACTTTAAGTTTTGTTTCAGCTTGTATCATGGTTCAAGCTCCACTGTCACTATTTTCGGCACCGCCGTTTATTGCAACTCGTTCCAGTATCTCGGTCACCTTCCATCTTTTTCTTTTGCTCAAGGGCCTTGTTTCGACAAGTCTGACCTTGTCACCTACCTGGCACAAATTTTGAGGGTCATGAGCCATGAATTTTTTCTGCCCGCGAATGTACTTTTTATAGGTCTTGTGCTTTTTCAGCCTGCTTACCCGGACCACCGCCGTTTTGTCCATGCTGTTGCTCAGAACGACTCCGACCAGCTTTTTTCTATTGCCCCTTTCTTTCATTCCGCCCTCTTCTCATCACGTCCACCGGAAATTTCTATTTCCCTCAGTATGGTCTTTACCCGAGCCAGATCTTTTCTTGTCTTGGGCAGCATCGCGGTGTTCCCGAGTTGTCCGGTGGCTTTTTGGAATTTCAGGTTGAACAATTCCTGGCTCAACTCCCTTTCTTTCTGTTTCAATTCATCGATACTCAGATCGCGAAGTTCTTTGGCCTTCATCATCAAACTCCCCTCGAAATGAATCTAGTTGCGAATGGAAGTTTGTGGCCAGCGAGTCGGAAGGCTTCCTCGGCTACGTTCGGGGCGACACCTTCCAGTTCGTAAAGGATTTTACCGGGTTTGACTACGGCCACCCACCCTTCGGGAGCGCCCTTTCCTTTACCCATCCTGGTCTCGGCGGGCTTCTTTGTTACCGGTTTGTCGGGGAAAATACGGATCCAGATCTTCCCACCGCGTCGAACATGTCTCGTTATGGCCACGCGGGCCGCCTCAATCTGTTGGGCCGTCATGATTCCTCTTTCCAAAGCCTGGAGACCGTAGTCCCCGAATTCCACTGTAGCCCCTT is from Deltaproteobacteria bacterium and encodes:
- the rplN gene encoding 50S ribosomal protein L14, which gives rise to MIQAETKLKVADNSGAKLLLCIKVLGGSRRRYARIGDIIVVTVKEAMPNSKVKKGDVMKAVVVRTAKEISRPDGSYIKFDDNSAVLINNQNEPIGTRIFGPVARELRAKNFMKIISLAPEVL
- the rpsQ gene encoding 30S ribosomal protein S17 — translated: MKERGNRKKLVGVVLSNSMDKTAVVRVSRLKKHKTYKKYIRGQKKFMAHDPQNLCQVGDKVRLVETRPLSKRKRWKVTEILERVAINGGAENSDSGA
- the rpmC gene encoding 50S ribosomal protein L29, with the translated sequence MKAKELRDLSIDELKQKERELSQELFNLKFQKATGQLGNTAMLPKTRKDLARVKTILREIEISGGRDEKRAE
- the rplP gene encoding 50S ribosomal protein L16, which encodes MLSPKKVKYRKKQRGRMKGKALSKGATVEFGDYGLQALERGIMTAQQIEAARVAITRHVRRGGKIWIRIFPDKPVTKKPAETRMGKGKGAPEGWVAVVKPGKILYELEGVAPNVAEEAFRLAGHKLPFATRFISRGV